From the Kitasatospora atroaurantiaca genome, the window CAGACGGTGAGCGGCACCGAGGGCTGGCGCTGGCTGTTCGTGGTGCTGGCGGGTGCGCTGACCACGGTGCTGACCATCTGGCCGCTGGGCTCGATCGCGGTGCTGCGCAAGTACGTCGCCGCCGCCGTTGGCGTGGCGATGGTGTACTTCACCGTCCAGCTGGGCCGCCAGGGCTTCCCCGACCCCGGCGCGGGCAACTGGACCGGCTTCCTGCACGCGACGGACGCGATCATCGCGGTGTCGATCTCCTTCGTCCCGCTGGCAGCCGACTACACCCGGCACTCCCGCACCCCCGGCGCCTCGTTCTGGGGCACCTTCTCCGGCTACACGGTGGCCCAGGTGTGGTGCTACGTGCTGGGCCTGATCGCGCTGCTGCAGTCCGAGGGCGACCCGTCGAAGATCTTCTCCTCGTTCACCGGCGTGGCCGCGGGCTGGGCCTTCCTGCTGGTGCTGGTGCTGCGCGAGACCGACCAGTCCTTCGCGAACGTGTACTCGACCGCGATGTCGATCCACAACCTCTTCCCGAAGGTCGACCGCCGCCTGCTGACCGGCGGGATCGGCGTGCTGACCACGGCGCTCGCGCTGCAGATCCACGAGTTCAGCGACTCGTACTACGCGTTCCTCGGCCTGATCGGCTCGGTCTTCGTGCCGCTGCTGGCCGTGCTGGCGGTGGACTACTTCTTCGGCGCCGGCCGCCGGGGCTGGAACCTGGAGCAGGACGCCCCGGCCCGCTGGCTGATGCTGCTGCCCTGGGTGCTCGGCTTCGCCACGTACCAGTTCCTCGCGCCGACGGCGATCGCCGGCTGGTGGACCGACTTCTGGACGAACGCCCAGTCCGCGGTGCACTTCACGCCGCAGGAGTGGAGCTCGGCCTCGCTCTTCAGCTTCCTCGTCCCGGCGCTGGTCACCTGGGCGCTCACGCTGGTCCGCAAGGAGAGCTGACCTCGACGCGGCGTTGAGCCGTTGAGCCGTTGCCACGGCCGGCGCCGGGTGTTCTTCGCCCCGTGTTGGCCGTGGCGACGGCTCCGCGCCATCCGGGGCCTCGTAGGGTTGTCGGTGTGGACACCCGCAACCTCCCCGCGACGGCGCCGGACGCTCTCGACCGCTCCGCCGTACGGGTCATCGCCCATCGCGGCTCCTCGGCCGCCCTCCCCGAGCACACCCTCGCGGCCTACCGCCTGGCGGTCGAGGAGGGCGCGGACGGTCTGGAGTGCGACGTCCGGCTGACCGCCGACGGGCAGCTGGTCTGTGTGCACGACCGTACGGTGCGGCGCACCTCGGACGGGCGCGGTGCGGTGTCCGCGATGACGCTGGCCGAGCTCGGCGAGCTGGACTTCGGCTCGTGGAAGTCCCCGCAGGCGCCCGAGCCGAGCCCGATCCTCACCCTGGCCCAGCTGCTGGAGCTGGTCGCGGACGCCGGCCGGCCGGTGGAGCTGGCCATCGAGACCAAGCACCCGACCCGGTACGCGGGCCGGACCGAGGCCGAACTGCTGCGCCTGCTGCGCCACTACGGCCTGCTGCCGAGCACGCCAGCGGAGTCCTCCGTACGGATCATGAGCTTCTCCGAGCTCTCCCTGCACCGGATCCGCCGCGCCGCCCCGGCCATCCCCACCGTGTACCTGCTGGAGCGCCGGCTCCCCCTGCTCGGGCGGACGAAGGCACTGCCCGGCGGGGCGGGGATCGCCGGGCCCGGTATCGACCTGGTCCGCGCCAACCCGGGTCTGGTGACGGCGCTCCGCCGGGCCGGGCACCGGGTGCACGTGTGGACGGTGGACGACCCCGCCGACGTCGAACTCTGCCTGGAGCTCGGCGTGGAGGCGCTGATCACCAACCGCCCGCGCGACGTGCTGACCCGACTGGGCCGGTAACTCGGCCGGTAACTGGGCCGGTAACTGCGGCAGTAGCGGCGACGGTGGCGGAGGGACGTAGCGGAAGGACGTCTGCGGTTTCCGGCCAATTGGCGTACGCGGGCGCGGGTCCGGGGGCGCGAAGTGCCGCTGATGGCTAATTCCGTACCGTTTCACAACGGTCCGTGAGCAAGTAATCACCAATTGCGTACCGTGAGTTGCGAAGCTGGGAATTGCCCGAGTGCGATCGCCCGACGGTCGTTTCCGACGCATTCCCAGGGGGCATCCATCCCTCGGCAAACGCTGAAGGAGGTCCGGGGGTGGCGTTGATGGTGGTACGTACTGTGCCTGAAAAGGCTGGGCCGGCCTCATCGACCATGGCAGTGCCGCACGGCCCGGCCAGTGTCGGTGTCGCGCGGCGACGGCTGCGCCGTGATCTGGGCGATCGCAAGCTGCCGGACACGGTGATCGACGATGCGGTCCTGATCCTCTCCGAACTGCTCAGCAATTCCTGTCGGTACGCGCGCCCGCTCGGCCTGCTGGCGGAGCTCGACGAGGGCGCACCGGCCGAGCTGCCGGCCCCGGAACTGATCGACGCCCTTCTGGTGGGGGCCCACGCCCCGAACCGGCGCGGGCCGAGCAGCGCCCAGGAGGACGACTCGGATTCCGGTGGAATTCTGGTCCGTTGGCAGATGCACGGCGACGGGTTGCTCACCCTGGAGGTCACGGACGGCGGCGCGGTGACCAGACCACTGCCCGCCCGGCCATCGCTGACCTCCCGGGGCGGGCGCGGCCTGAGCATCGTGGGGCAGTTGGCGAGCGACTGGGGCGTACGGGACGCCCCCGGCCAGGTGACGGTGTGGGCGGCCCTGCCCGCGCGCGCCCGGCACGCCCGCCGGGACCAGCGCGAGCAGCACGAACAGCACGAGCAGCGGGAACCGGACGCCAGGAGCGCCTAGCCGTATCGGCCCGAAGGCGAGCGGCGTGAATCTCCGCGGCGGGGAAACCTCAGTAGGCTGCCCGGAGCAAGTCGTCACCGTCCCCGGGAGAGCCGCACCATGGCCAAGAAGGCCGCGAAGAAGTCGCCGCAGCGCAGCCAGTCCACCACCGTGACCGCGGGCGAGATCCCCGTCGTCGGTGCGCGGGAGGACTGCCCGTGCGGTTCGGGCCGCCGGTACAAGGCCTGTCACGGCCGCGAGGCCGCCCACGCCGTGCAGGAGCTGGTGCACCGCCCGTTCGAGGGGCTGCCCGGTGAGGCCGACTGGGTGGCGCTGCGCGAGCTGGTGCCCGCCGCGACGGTGCCGCTGACGCTGCTCCCCGAGGTCGCGGCGAGTGCGGCCGGCGAGGTGCCGTCGGTGACCCTGGCGACCGTACTGCCGCTGGCCTGGCCCGCGCTGCGCCGCCAGGACGGCTCGATCCTGCTCGGGCTGCAGACCCAGTCGTCCTCCGGTGACCTGAGCCGCGACCTCGCGGACGCCCTGGAGCTGGCGCTCGCCACCGAGCCCGGCACGCCGGTACCGGCCCGCCGGACCGTCCCGGGCGGCCGCCGCCTGCAGGAACTCCTGGACGTGAGCGCCGGGTTCGCGCCCGACGTGCACACCGGTTTCGAGTTCTGGCTGGAGGACGCCGAGACCGCCACCGGCGAGGTGGCCGCCTCCCTCGAGCGCGCCAACGCCTCGGCGATCCCGACCCAGAAGCTGACGAGCGTGGACTCCTCGTACTGGTGCGCCGCGCCGGACAAGAACCACCTGCGCTGGGTCATGACGGTGCCGGAGGAGCAGCTGCTCGACGCGCTGGCCCGGCTGACCGCCGCCGACCGCTCCTCGCTGGGCCCGGACACCCGCCTGGTCGGCTCGTTCCGCGCGCACGGTCTGACCGTGCCGGTCTGGGACCTGCCGTCGGAGATGACGGCGGAGGACTGCGAGAAGCCCGCCGCGGAGTTCGCCGAGCGCCTGGCCGACACCCTCAAGGAGCTGGCCTCGTCCGGCGCGGCCCCGCTGACCGCGGAGGAGCGTCGGGCCCGCGCCAATCTGGTGAACCGTCAGGTGACTCTCAACTAGCCGAAGCCCATTGTGACCCGCGTCACATTACGGTCGCTCACAGGATATTCCCAGGTGGCGGACCGTGTGGACAAATTGGCGCGGAGACGGATCTTTGTTAGCATTTAAACAGTCCGGTCGCTGGTGCATCCCCCGTCGCCAGCGGCCGGATCTTCCATTTCCCGCCAATTTTCCGGGTCAGAACGCCAGTCGGCGGTCGTCCGGAGCGGCGGTGCTCGCCGCGATCAACGCGTCGAGCAGACCGCCCACTTGAGGCAGCCAGGGCTCCTCCCCGACCGGCGGGCGGACCCAGCGCACCGCACCCGCGCCGGTCCGCGAGGGCGGCAGCATCAGATAGCCGTCGGGCCCGTGGTAGCGCAGCGAACCCGGCACCCAGGGCTGCTCCGCGAGCAGCTCGCCGAGCTCCTCCAGGCTGTACGGGGCGACCAGCAGCACGTACCGGCCCGGGCTCGCCAGCACCGGGCCCAGCCGCACCCCGAGCACCGCGAAGTACTCCAGCGCCCGGGCCCCGGCCCCCGCGGGCAGGCTCACCGCGCAGACCGTACGGCCGGTGGCGACCAGCACCGGCGAGTCGGGGCTCCGCCGCTCCCACCACCAACTCACCATCCGCGCATCGGTGGTGGCCGCCAGCAGGGGCGGATCGTGCGGGTGGGCGCCGG encodes:
- a CDS encoding purine-cytosine permease family protein, translating into MTAAPTLTDPSTAALARPEAPLTLDTAPPRTLGIRDQFALWANLGVSLIGFTSAATVLGAPGAELSFTAAVTAIVVGTVIGTAMLGVAAVIGARTGAPAMAVLRGLFGTRLSYVPTVLNIAQCIGWGVYELTVIAMGAQTVSGTEGWRWLFVVLAGALTTVLTIWPLGSIAVLRKYVAAAVGVAMVYFTVQLGRQGFPDPGAGNWTGFLHATDAIIAVSISFVPLAADYTRHSRTPGASFWGTFSGYTVAQVWCYVLGLIALLQSEGDPSKIFSSFTGVAAGWAFLLVLVLRETDQSFANVYSTAMSIHNLFPKVDRRLLTGGIGVLTTALALQIHEFSDSYYAFLGLIGSVFVPLLAVLAVDYFFGAGRRGWNLEQDAPARWLMLLPWVLGFATYQFLAPTAIAGWWTDFWTNAQSAVHFTPQEWSSASLFSFLVPALVTWALTLVRKES
- a CDS encoding glycerophosphodiester phosphodiesterase, which produces MDTRNLPATAPDALDRSAVRVIAHRGSSAALPEHTLAAYRLAVEEGADGLECDVRLTADGQLVCVHDRTVRRTSDGRGAVSAMTLAELGELDFGSWKSPQAPEPSPILTLAQLLELVADAGRPVELAIETKHPTRYAGRTEAELLRLLRHYGLLPSTPAESSVRIMSFSELSLHRIRRAAPAIPTVYLLERRLPLLGRTKALPGGAGIAGPGIDLVRANPGLVTALRRAGHRVHVWTVDDPADVELCLELGVEALITNRPRDVLTRLGR
- a CDS encoding ATP-binding protein; this translates as MAVPHGPASVGVARRRLRRDLGDRKLPDTVIDDAVLILSELLSNSCRYARPLGLLAELDEGAPAELPAPELIDALLVGAHAPNRRGPSSAQEDDSDSGGILVRWQMHGDGLLTLEVTDGGAVTRPLPARPSLTSRGGRGLSIVGQLASDWGVRDAPGQVTVWAALPARARHARRDQREQHEQHEQREPDARSA
- a CDS encoding DUF5926 family protein is translated as MAKKAAKKSPQRSQSTTVTAGEIPVVGAREDCPCGSGRRYKACHGREAAHAVQELVHRPFEGLPGEADWVALRELVPAATVPLTLLPEVAASAAGEVPSVTLATVLPLAWPALRRQDGSILLGLQTQSSSGDLSRDLADALELALATEPGTPVPARRTVPGGRRLQELLDVSAGFAPDVHTGFEFWLEDAETATGEVAASLERANASAIPTQKLTSVDSSYWCAAPDKNHLRWVMTVPEEQLLDALARLTAADRSSLGPDTRLVGSFRAHGLTVPVWDLPSEMTAEDCEKPAAEFAERLADTLKELASSGAAPLTAEERRARANLVNRQVTLN
- a CDS encoding bifunctional DNA primase/polymerase; the protein is MQRTRPRRTWLRRSWLRWPGSRRRVRAALLGTALAAAGRGWPVVPGAYPVAGPTGPCSCEDPNCPVPGAHPHDPPLLAATTDARMVSWWWERRSPDSPVLVATGRTVCAVSLPAGAGARALEYFAVLGVRLGPVLASPGRYVLLVAPYSLEELGELLAEQPWVPGSLRYHGPDGYLMLPPSRTGAGAVRWVRPPVGEEPWLPQVGGLLDALIAASTAAPDDRRLAF